In the Gasterosteus aculeatus chromosome X, fGasAcu3.hap1.1, whole genome shotgun sequence genome, one interval contains:
- the faap24 gene encoding Fanconi anemia core complex-associated protein 24 isoform X2: METKAVLNAVPPYGHVFATEKWRNSPLVQSLKGGGVRILFEDELGLADFHLPNKSCVLYVSECDVVAGNSYKRKLVRYRNTSSHGFQELVLVEKTRLSEQYFGAMQKLVVFDLGLTLLPVGGQAEASQLIAQIVHGVGRENPFRRRTSSRLLDPLVLALVQHVPGVGRVKALALLERFSSIQQLCNAAPAQLEPIVGQAAAQQIHGFFHKDTAAGT; encoded by the exons ATGGAGACCAAAGCGGTGCTGAATGCGGTTCCTCCGTACGGACACGTTTTTGCCACCGAGAAATGGAGAAACTCGCCCCTCGTTCAGAGCTTAAAGG GCGGCGGCGTGAGGATCCTCTTCGAGGACGAGCTCGGCTTGGCAGATTTCCACCTGCCCAACAAGAGCTGCGTGCTGTACGTGTCCGAGTGCGACGTGGTGGCTGGAAACAGCTACAAGAGGAAATTGGTCCGCTACAGAAAT ACCAGCAGCCACGGCTTCCAGGAGCTGGTTCTGGTGGAGAAAACCCGACTGAGTGAGCAGTACTTCGGCGCCATGCAGAAGTTGGTGGTGTTTGACCTCGGCCTGACCCTGTTGCCAGTCGGCGGGCAGGCCGAGGCCTCGCAGCTCATCGCGCAGATC GTCCATGGGGTCGGCAGAGAGAACCCCTTCAGGAGGAGGACCTCGTCCCGGCTGTTGGACCCGCTGGTCCTGGCTCTGGTGCAGCATGTCCCCGGGGTCGGCCGGGTCAAAGCTCTGGCCCTCCTGGAGCGGTTCTCCAGCATCCAGCAGCTCTGCAACGCCGCCCCCGCCCAGCTAGAGCCCATCGTGGGTCAGGCTGCGGCTCAGCAGATCCACGGCTTCTTCCACAAAGACACTGCTGCTGGAACCTGA
- the faap24 gene encoding Fanconi anemia core complex-associated protein 24 isoform X1 → MEKLAPRSELKGQTCEGVTVAWWLALSPHSKKVLGSIPPSGLSVWSLHVFPVSALLLSGFSGFLPQSKDMPPPPRPCVQDKRFDDGWMDRQTYAIQKRRSKCGGVRILFEDELGLADFHLPNKSCVLYVSECDVVAGNSYKRKLVRYRNTSSHGFQELVLVEKTRLSEQYFGAMQKLVVFDLGLTLLPVGGQAEASQLIAQIVHGVGRENPFRRRTSSRLLDPLVLALVQHVPGVGRVKALALLERFSSIQQLCNAAPAQLEPIVGQAAAQQIHGFFHKDTAAGT, encoded by the exons ATGGAGAAACTCGCCCCTCGTTCAGAGCTTAAAGG aCAAACTTGTGAGGGcgtcacggtggcgtggtggttagcactgtcgcctcatagcaagaaggtcctgggttcgattccgcccagtggcctttctgtgtggagtctgcatgttttcCCCGTGTCTGCTCTgcttctctccgggttctccggcttcctcccacagtccaaagacatgcccccccccccgcgaccctgtgtgcaggataagcggtttgacgatggatggatggatagacaaACTTATGCTATTCAGAAACGACGATCGAAAT GCGGCGGCGTGAGGATCCTCTTCGAGGACGAGCTCGGCTTGGCAGATTTCCACCTGCCCAACAAGAGCTGCGTGCTGTACGTGTCCGAGTGCGACGTGGTGGCTGGAAACAGCTACAAGAGGAAATTGGTCCGCTACAGAAAT ACCAGCAGCCACGGCTTCCAGGAGCTGGTTCTGGTGGAGAAAACCCGACTGAGTGAGCAGTACTTCGGCGCCATGCAGAAGTTGGTGGTGTTTGACCTCGGCCTGACCCTGTTGCCAGTCGGCGGGCAGGCCGAGGCCTCGCAGCTCATCGCGCAGATC GTCCATGGGGTCGGCAGAGAGAACCCCTTCAGGAGGAGGACCTCGTCCCGGCTGTTGGACCCGCTGGTCCTGGCTCTGGTGCAGCATGTCCCCGGGGTCGGCCGGGTCAAAGCTCTGGCCCTCCTGGAGCGGTTCTCCAGCATCCAGCAGCTCTGCAACGCCGCCCCCGCCCAGCTAGAGCCCATCGTGGGTCAGGCTGCGGCTCAGCAGATCCACGGCTTCTTCCACAAAGACACTGCTGCTGGAACCTGA